The Myxococcaceae bacterium JPH2 genome has a window encoding:
- a CDS encoding AraC family transcriptional regulator codes for MMTFFKSCRPLLLALLATTAAVASAEPTVPAAASQKPKLPVGWYVTESAPQHYEASVETSNPCEGARSAVLRSRTRDANGYGTFMQAFGAQDFRGKRLRFSANMRVSDLQGWAGLWMRVEGADPRLPLAFDNMQSRALVGTTRCKRFDVVLDVPQEATTVMAGLIMSGTGEAWLDGVRFDTVDASVPVTDLLASRPVLPPAPKGMEAEPVVSKYDMVALGRVGDIWFNHGRVNGHPTYIRQSTGTWQTPSGEELFEHGIEVNGTLGQRDVKVKVTSGGPVTTIKGTWGPDDVFIEFSAKKLTMQWGIYTRELVRDLETPSGAQCNRYLTIEGPRETDEIELCGATLGTRPPLTQLVAAFLENGFRPIARNNSLPVPLPPIDRRTNVQSSERSGTQRMSQ; via the coding sequence GTGATGACCTTCTTCAAGAGCTGTCGTCCGCTGCTGCTCGCCCTGCTGGCCACGACCGCCGCCGTGGCGAGCGCGGAGCCGACCGTGCCCGCCGCCGCGTCCCAGAAGCCCAAGCTCCCGGTGGGCTGGTACGTGACGGAGAGCGCCCCGCAGCACTACGAGGCCAGCGTCGAGACCTCCAACCCCTGCGAAGGCGCGCGCAGCGCGGTGCTGCGCTCGCGCACGAGGGACGCCAACGGCTACGGCACGTTCATGCAGGCCTTCGGCGCGCAGGACTTCCGAGGCAAGCGCCTGCGCTTCTCCGCCAACATGCGCGTGAGCGACCTTCAGGGCTGGGCGGGCTTGTGGATGCGCGTGGAGGGCGCGGATCCCCGACTACCCCTCGCCTTCGACAACATGCAGTCGCGCGCGCTGGTGGGGACGACCCGCTGCAAGCGCTTCGACGTGGTGCTGGACGTGCCTCAGGAGGCGACCACCGTCATGGCGGGCCTCATCATGAGCGGCACGGGTGAGGCGTGGCTGGACGGCGTGCGGTTCGACACGGTGGACGCCTCGGTGCCGGTGACGGACCTGCTCGCGTCCCGTCCCGTGCTCCCTCCGGCGCCCAAGGGGATGGAGGCCGAGCCCGTCGTGTCGAAGTACGACATGGTCGCGCTGGGGCGCGTGGGCGACATCTGGTTCAACCACGGCCGCGTCAACGGTCACCCGACCTACATCCGACAATCCACCGGCACCTGGCAGACCCCGAGCGGAGAAGAGCTGTTCGAGCACGGCATCGAGGTGAACGGGACGCTGGGCCAGCGCGACGTCAAGGTGAAGGTCACCTCGGGCGGCCCCGTCACCACCATCAAGGGGACCTGGGGCCCGGACGACGTCTTCATCGAGTTCAGCGCGAAGAAGCTCACCATGCAGTGGGGCATCTACACGCGCGAGTTGGTGCGAGACCTGGAGACCCCTTCCGGCGCGCAGTGCAATCGCTACCTCACCATCGAGGGCCCTCGCGAGACGGACGAGATCGAGTTGTGCGGTGCGACCCTGGGGACGCGGCCACCCTTGACCCAGTTGGTGGCCGCCTTCCTCGAAAATGGCTTCCGCCCCATCGCCCGCAACAACTCGCTGCCCGTGCCCCTGCCGCCCATCGACCGGCGGACCAACGTCCAGTCATCCGAGCGGTCCGGCACTCAGCGCATGTCGCAGTGA